The proteins below are encoded in one region of Triticum aestivum cultivar Chinese Spring chromosome 1B, IWGSC CS RefSeq v2.1, whole genome shotgun sequence:
- the LOC123139406 gene encoding single-stranded DNA-binding protein, mitochondrial, translated as MGSVGTGLLKGLRRVLEKQRKPVDLCRTSRAWSSTVSFSDIDEKDDMGDDSDLKDSRRELEPQSVDPKKGWGFRGVHRAIICGKVGQAPVQKILRNGRTITIFTIGTGGMFDQRVIGSADTPKPAQWHRIAVHSEHLGAYAVQKLVKNSAVYIEGEIETRVYNDGIDGQVRNIPEICIRGDGKIRLVKSGESAASISLDELRDGLF; from the exons ATGGGTTCTGTTGGCACTGGATTGCTGAAGGGCTTGAGGAGAGTCTTAGAGAAGCAAAGGAAACCAGTTG ATTTATGCAGAACATCACGAGCTTGGAGTTCTACAGTTTCTTTCTCCGATATTGATGAGAAGGATGACATGGGTGATGATAGCGATTTGAAAGATTCAAGGAGAGAGTTAGAACCCCAAAGCGTGGACCCCAAGAAGGGCTGGGGATTCCGTGGCGTTCATAGG GCTATAATATGTGGTAAAGTTGGACAAGCACCCGTGCAGAAAATTTTACGTAATGGGCGGACGATTACTATATTTACTATTGGAACTGGTGGCATGTTTGACCAGCGGGTAATTGGGTCTGCGGATACACCAAAGCCGGCTCAGTGGCATCGAATAGCTGTTCATAGCGAGCATCTAGGTGCTTATGCTGTTCAGAAGTTGGTGAAAAA CTCTGCGGTATATATCGAGGGTGAAATCGAAACCAGGGTCTACAATGACGGCATTGATGGTCAAGTCAGGAATATACCGGAGATCTGTATTAGGGGTGATG GTAAGATTCGACTGGTTAAATCTGGGGAGAGTGCTGCTAGCATATCACTAGATGAGCTGA GAGACGGATTGTTCTAG
- the LOC123139415 gene encoding general transcription factor IIF subunit 2, protein MGDEAKYLETARADRSVWLMKCPPVVSQAWQGASSSSGDANPNPVVAKVVLSLDPLSSAEPSLQFKMEMSQTSVASTCNLPKSYSLNMFKDFVPMCVFSETNQGKLSCEGKVEHKFDMEPHKDNLLNYAKLCRERTQKSMVKTRKVQVLDNDHGMSMRPMPGMVGLISSSSKEKRKPTPTKPSDVKRTRRDRRELENIIFKLFEKQPNWALKALVQETDQPEQFLKEILNDLCMYNKRGPNQGTHELKPEYKKSSEDAAGAAP, encoded by the exons ATGGGCGACGAGGCCAAGTACCTGGAGACGGCGCGGGCGGACCGCTCCGTGTGGCTCATGAAGTGCCCCCCGGTCGTCTCCCAGGCCTGgcagggcgcctcctcctcctccggcgatgcTAACCCTAACCCGGTCGTCGCCAAGGTCGTGCTGTCCCTCGACCCCCTCAGCTCCGCCGAGCCCTCCCTCCAG TTCAAGATGGAGATGTCTCAAACTAGTGTAGCCAGCACTTGCAATCTACCAAAGAGTTACTCCTTGAATATGTTCAAGGATTTTGTACCCATGTGTGTTTTCTCTGAGACTAATCAAG GAAAACTCTCATGCGAAGGAAAAGTCGAGCATAAATTCGACATGGAACCTCACAAGGATAACTTATTAAACTACGCGAAGTTATGCCGTGAAAGAACACAAAAGTCGATGGTTAAAACTAGAAAAGTGCAG GTACTTGATAATGACCACGGAATGAGCATGAGACCCATGCCTGGCATGGTTGGTCTGATATCTTCTAGTTCCAAG GAGAAGAGGAAGCCAACGCCAACCAAACCATCCGATGTCAAAAGGACACGTAGGGATCGCCGGGAACTGGAAAACATTATATTCAAGCTTTTCGAAAAGCAGCCTAACTGGGCATTGAAGGCTCTAGTGCAAGAGACTGACCAGCCAGAG CAATTCCTCAAGGAGATATTGAACGACCTCTGTATGTACAACAAGCGAGGGCCGAACCAGGGCACGCACGAGCTCAAGCCCGAGTACAAGAAGTCGTCAGAGGACGCCGCCGGTGCTGCTCCGTGA